The following coding sequences are from one Nerophis ophidion isolate RoL-2023_Sa unplaced genomic scaffold, RoL_Noph_v1.0 HiC_scaffold_62, whole genome shotgun sequence window:
- the LOC133547110 gene encoding zinc finger protein OZF-like isoform X3, whose translation MCERMIAKYEEELCPTKEEKERQHQLLDAVFKKHQVVLHRTDIDEEHLPHEQEEEPQSPHIHEEEKVPQSQHIKEGGEESKPTHIKEEDETPQTHNVKLTLHIKGQAEDPLILHIKKEEDDPLTPHFKEEEEEEGISQPKWLEEFPVTGVPVKSEDDEVKGESEERGGGEPPSSSSTQHMTTEADGDHCGGSQADKLLAPLSDSEDTTSHSPDTDDEDSKDDKTCHTDNIHFTCSHCHKTFKYYSLLKRHMRTHTGEKPFSCSLCSKGFTQSIHLKRHMRTHTGEKHFSCLICGKGFTESQSLKVHMRTHTGEKPFVCSICGKGFTSSQCLKRHTITHTGEKPFPCSICGKSFRESRNLKVHTRTHAGEKPFPCSICGKSFIESQNLKRHMRRHTGEKPFSCSTCGKGFTQSHDVKVHMRTHTGEKPVSCSTCGKGFTASQNMKRHMRTHTGEKSHTCSICNRSFGDRSTLVRHMRRHPGEKVLSCSVCGERLSSK comes from the exons atgtgtgaaagaatgatagcaaagtatgaggaggaactttgtccaacaaaagaggagaaggagcgacaacatcaactactggacgctgttttcaaaaaacatcaagttgtgttacacagaacag acatcgatgaagaacatcttcctcatgagcaggaggaggaaccacagtccccccacatacACGAGGAAGAAAAGGTACCACAGTCCCAACACATCAAAGAAGGAGGAGAGGAGTCGAAGCCcacccacattaaagaggaagacgagacgccacagacccataatgttaaactgacccttcacattaaagggcaagcggaggacccactgatcttacacatcaaaaaggaagaggatgatccactgacccctcactttaa agaggaagaggaggaagagggcatcagtcagcctaaatggttggaggagttcccagtgactggtgtccctgtgaagagtgaagatgatgaggtgaaaggtgaaagtgaggagaggggagggggggagcctccaagcagcagctcaacacaacacatgacaacagaagctgatggagaccactgtggaggatcacaagcagacaagctcttagctccactatcagatagtgaggacacaacgtcacactctcctgacactgatgatgaagactctaaagatgataagacatgtcacactgacaacattcacttcacatgttctcactgtcacaaaacctttaaatactatagtcttctgaaaagacacatgagaacacacactggagaaaaacctttttcttgttcactctgtagtaaaggttttacacaaagtatccatttgaaaagacacatgagaacacacactggtgaaaaacatttttcctgtttaatctgtggtaaaggttttacagaaagtcagagtttgaaagtacacatgagaacacacactggtgaaaaaccttttgtctgttcaatctgtggtaaaggttttaccaGCAGTCAATGTTTGAAAagacacacaataacacacactggtgaaaaaccttttccctgttcaatttgtggtaaaagttttagagaaagtcgcaatttgaaagtacacacgagaacacacgctggtgaaaaaccttttccctgttcaatttgtggtaaaagttttatagaaagtcagaatttgaaaagacacatgagaagacacactggtgaaaaaccgttttcctgttcaacctgtggtaaaggttttacacaaagtcacgatgtgaaagtacacatgagaacacacactggtgaaaaacctgtttcttgttcaacctgtggtaaaggttttactgcAAGTCAGAatatgaaaagacacatgagaacacacactggtgaaaaatcacatacctgttcaatctgcaacagaagctttggtgaccgatcaacccttgtaagacacatgagaagacaccctggagagaaagtgttgagttgcagtgtgtgtggtgaaagattgtcttctaagtag